The genomic interval AGAAGGGTCTTAGCATAGCAAACATTACGATCAAGGTTAAACCAAATACAATATACGCTAATACTTTATTTTCATGTTTTGTATAAAATGCAAAGACCAATAACAAAAGTCCAAATCCCATTGGAACAAAAGCAGTATGTGCAGAAAAATTATTAGCTGCATATCCCCAAAATCCGATTGCTAATAATATGATTGCATTGATAATAGTTGCTTGTTTTGATTTCATGAAATCCGATTATTTTGTTTGTTTAAATATAAAAAGATTTACTGATTTTGATCTTTTTTAGGAGGTTCTTCTTCGAAAATTTCATCATCCGTGGATTGATTATTTTTTGGTAATAGAGAATGATCTGCATTATGTGTACTCATCATTTGACGAAACGTTTCACAATCTAATTCAATTCCGATGTCACCGGAAGGTCTAATAAATTCAACGGCTGGATTAAAACCAGATTCTTGATCCAATTCTAATTTAGTAATAAATTTTGTAAAAAAAGGTTTAGCCATTGCAGATCCTTGGCCTAATTCTAATGATAAAAATCGAATCCATGGATCTTCCCCACCTACCCAGGTGCCAACAACCAAATTAGGAGTAATTCCCATATACCAACCATCTACATAATCATTTGTTGTTCCGGTTTTGCCACCATTGGGCACTTTTACACCCCAGGTTCCTCCAGATTTGCGGAGTAAATCTACCATCACATAATTATAATTTGGAGATAATGCAACATTGTTAGTGGGCGTACTGCGATAGATTACTTTTCCATTTTTATCTTCAATCCGATTTATAAATACAGGTTTTGTATAAATTCCATTATTCGCAAAGGTTGTATAAGCGCCGGTCATTTCCAAAACAGAAAGATCTGAAGAACCCAAAACAATTGACGGATATTTTGGTATTAAATAGCCACCATCTCTTCTTCTGAGAGAAGAATCAATTCCCATATTATTTAATAATCCACGGATGGGTTCGACACTTCCTAAAAGAATCACAAGTTTAACGGAAATTGAATTTTTGGATAAAGCTAAGGCACGATATAAATTCATATTTTCTCCGGAAAAGGTTTCAGCAGCATTTCCAGGTGACCAAGCCTCGGGAAGGTGAAAATTTGGATCATCGGCAGGAATTGTATATTGAACATCTTGAAACTCACTACATGGAGAAATTCCTTGTAATGCAATGGCAGTTGCGTATACAAAAGGTTTAAACGTGGAGCCTACTTGTCTCCTGGAATTAACATGATCATATTTAAAATATTTAAAATTAGTGCCCCCTACCCATGCTTTAACTTCTCCTGTATGCGGATCCATTGCAATAGAACCGATTTGCATATGTTTCCGGTGAAATTTAATGGAATCCAAGGGGCTCATTAAAGTATCTTTTTCACCCATAGTTATATAATCATACACTTTCATTTTAACAGGGGTCGTCATGGATTTCCGCACATTCGTTTCAAATGCAAGCCATTCTTTTTTAATAGCTGGCCACTGTTTGCTTTTTAAAATTTTGTGCGAATATTCATATTGTGATTGATTAATTATTTTTTTCTTTAATTCTTTTTCTAAAAAGCCAGTTTCTTTTTCTTCATTTATCAATCGCTGAATGGTCCGATCATTCATATCTACATTACCAATTTCAGATTCCATTTTGGCAATAATGTTTCCAAAATGTTGATTCCAAATTAAATTGAAACGCTCCGTCTCACGGATCATAAGATTCAATGCATCCTTTCGGATTTTTAACATATTTTCATCTGAATCATACGTCCAAGGATCTTGTTTAGTCCAAACATTAAAATATGATTTTTGAA from Saprospiraceae bacterium carries:
- a CDS encoding transglycosylase domain-containing protein: MNSWDSIKRFLNQLRKDFKFTDIYSGKTTADKSWFSSAVLMIWKILFAGIGFLYLCLIFVSFDNLPSFKDLENPSYNQASIVYANDLSILGKYYTENREFIPYDSLNQHLVHALLSTEDSRYYKHSGIDFFALMRVAFKTILLSNEESGGGSTITQQLAKLLFERPNLEDRNKIIRTFLIIRVKMKEWLTAIKLEKSYTKEEILAMYLNKFDFLYGANGVQTAAQTYFGKNHKELNLNEAAMIIGMLKNPTRFNPKRFPKIALDRRNTVLALMFDKNFINAQQLKAYSAKTIDITQFKRESHLEGMALYFRAELSKYLKNLLDDERYRKADGTKYNFYEDGLKIYTTIDPVYQKYAEDAAREHMLKVQKSYFNVWTKQDPWTYDSDENMLKIRKDALNLMIRETERFNLIWNQHFGNIIAKMESEIGNVDMNDRTIQRLINEEKETGFLEKELKKKIINQSQYEYSHKILKSKQWPAIKKEWLAFETNVRKSMTTPVKMKVYDYITMGEKDTLMSPLDSIKFHRKHMQIGSIAMDPHTGEVKAWVGGTNFKYFKYDHVNSRRQVGSTFKPFVYATAIALQGISPCSEFQDVQYTIPADDPNFHLPEAWSPGNAAETFSGENMNLYRALALSKNSISVKLVILLGSVEPIRGLLNNMGIDSSLRRRDGGYLIPKYPSIVLGSSDLSVLEMTGAYTTFANNGIYTKPVFINRIEDKNGKVIYRSTPTNNVALSPNYNYVMVDLLRKSGGTWGVKVPNGGKTGTTNDYVDGWYMGITPNLVVGTWVGGEDPWIRFLSLELGQGSAMAKPFFTKFITKLELDQESGFNPAVEFIRPSGDIGIELDCETFRQMMSTHNADHSLLPKNNQSTDDEIFEEEPPKKDQNQ